One region of Chlorobiota bacterium genomic DNA includes:
- the rpmA gene encoding 50S ribosomal protein L27 encodes MAHKKGAGSTKNGRDSNPQYLGIKRFGGQVVRAGNILVRQRGTKFHPGLNVGIGSDDTLFALIDGTVQFGRKGRTRKTVNILPNA; translated from the coding sequence ATGGCTCATAAAAAAGGCGCAGGCTCAACAAAGAACGGTCGCGATTCCAACCCGCAATATCTTGGCATCAAGCGTTTTGGTGGCCAGGTTGTTCGCGCTGGCAATATCCTTGTTCGCCAACGTGGGACCAAATTCCACCCAGGGCTGAACGTGGGCATCGGCAGCGACGACACCTTGTTCGCGCTGATTGATGGAACCGTCCAATTCGGGCGGAAAGGGCGCACCCGCAAAACGGTGAACATCCTTCCAAACGCCTAA
- the rplU gene encoding 50S ribosomal protein L21, with amino-acid sequence MHAIVNIAGSQFRVQNGDTLVVPRLSNDVDSTVEFGNVLATFADGSLGLASATVTAKVLEHGKGETVLVFHKKRRKGYQKLNGHRQGYTKIQITGIAA; translated from the coding sequence ATGCACGCTATCGTGAATATCGCCGGCTCGCAATTCCGAGTCCAGAATGGGGACACACTTGTGGTCCCACGGCTCAGCAACGACGTTGACTCCACAGTGGAGTTCGGCAACGTGCTGGCAACCTTTGCCGATGGCTCCTTGGGCCTGGCAAGCGCGACCGTAACCGCCAAAGTGCTGGAGCATGGCAAAGGGGAAACCGTCCTGGTTTTCCACAAAAAACGCCGCAAAGGCTACCAAAAGCTGAACGGCCACCGCCAGGGCTACACCAAAATCCAGATTACAGGAATTGCGGCCTAA